The genomic stretch AATGTATGTTTTCCCACACGAGATAAcgaacgggcccataaaatcaacgccctatacatcaaaaatatcaacttcaataatggtattgagaggcatctcatctttcttcgaaattccactcGCTCTTTGAAATttgtcgcatctcttcacaagttcacttgcatatTTGTtgaaagttggccaataaaacccacaactaagaattTTTGAAGCCGTccttgccccgccatgatggccaccatagggagaggaatgacaacctctaagatactcaattgctcctcctccgggacacaccttcggatcacaccatccgtgcagatcttgaacaagtatggctcgacccaatagaagtccaaactatcccatttgagcttcttcctttggtaagaagagagctcacacaagATTATACTAGTCActaggaaattagcaacgtccgcaaaccatggcataccattcaccgacacagaaaggagttgctcatcgggaaatgaatcactgatctctgGGCCATCACGatgcctcccctcctcctccaagcgggagaagtggtccgccacttggttttcactacccttccaaTCCACattctccaaatcaaactcttgaaataacaagacccatcgcatcagtctagctttggaatccttcttcgtcatcaagtaccggagtgcggcatgatcggtatgaactatgaccttggcacccatgagatacggctGAAATTTCTCCatcgcgaacacaatagccaaaagctctttctcagtcaccgagtagttcacttgagcatcattcattgtcttgctcgcatagtacaccggatgaaacattttgttcactctttgacccaaaaccgccccaaccgcaacatttgatcaagaaaaggcaaatggaaagtgatccttgtgggtcactttatttaacttgcggtagtccatgcaaaccctCCACCCGGTGACAATCCTTGTTGGAATCAACTCATGAATTTGTAACCATGGTCATACCACCTTTCTTCGGCACACATtacaccggtgaagtccaagagctatcagagatggggtacacaaccccggaatccaaccacttgatcacatCCTTTTTCACAAcatcttgcattgcctcgttcaacctcctttgatgctccaaaGAGGGCTTTGCAttatcttccagaataatcttgtgcatacagaatgcgaaGCTTATCCCCCAAATATTAGCTAAGGTCCATACAATTGCCTTCCtacgcttttgaagcaccgccaatttGGCATCAACATGCATGTTAATAAAACAAGAGGAAATAATaattggcaaagttgaactagggcctaagaattcatacctgaggtatggaggcaacagcttcaactccaacaccgaaggttcctcgattgaaggtttttttgatggagtcttcctattctcaagatccaaagagagtttcctaggctcataagagtaagagcccattccatgcaaAGCATTCACatactccactcggccttcatcctcatttacatcaagattcaacattAATACtacctctagagggtcctccacattgatcattgcactggtatcatcaactatcactaccatgacaaggtccacaaaagagcacacttcagaactgttgggttgcttcattgacttgcgCACATAAAAGACCattttctcatcacccacccagaaggtgagttcccctgcttccacatcaactaaggccttcccaatagcaaggaaaggtcttcctaatatgattggaacctcataatctacctcacaatccacaacaacaacaacaacaacaacaacccagtgtaatcccaccatctacctcacaatccaagatcacaaaatcaactGGAAAGATAAATTTATCCACCCGGActagaacatcatcaataatacccaatggtctcttcatagttctatccgctATTTTCAATCTCATAGAAGTCGgtctcggttgcccaatacccaaagtcatgAAAACTGAGTAGGACATCAAGTTGATATTTGCCCCTAAATCACATAAAGCTTTTGCAAAGTCCGCATTCCCAATGGTGGAAGGAATGGTGAGAGCACCGGGATTTTCTAGCTtcggagccattgagtgcactattgcactaacctGGTGGGTCATCtcgatagtttcacaatccatggatctttgctttgtcaccaagtccttcataaatttagcataacccggcatttgctctagagcctccaccaaaggcacattaatggataagctcttcatcatgtcaataaacttcttaaattgaTGCTTATTTTTCTGcttcacgagcctttgaggataaggtagaAGTGTCCTTGGCAAAGGAGTCTTGGCTTTAGACACAACCggttccggcatgtctattacgtgttccctagatgggttcattctgagtttccacctcggcatcttggatatcaatccgCGTTTCCTCATTCATattttcatcaatcacattcTCAACCCCCAAAAAAATCTCATCTTCTTgtaactcaacttcatcactcaaaaattctttttctttggaGGCATTCATATCACCGCCTCATCCACTTCTTATAGTTACCGCCATAGTATAATTGTTCCCACCTTTCGGGTtaactaccatatcacttggtagagcccccttaggccgagtattcaaggattgtgagatttggcctaattgaacctccaagtttctgattgaagtattgtgggaagccaactgagcatcagaatccgcattctttttcatcatctattcaaacatcatttcaattcttcctatttcattgttggaagaactaggaccttggaaTAGAAataggggtggattgttcggttgttgatacattgggggcctttgaaagccttgcccccgatttccttgattgtcattgttccaaccaccctgattgttgttaccaccccaattgttgttgttgccattccaattaccctgattgttctgattattgttctgattgccccaattggaattttggttgttgttgtaaGGCCTCGTGAAAATTTTTGCTCAAAACCCGAGATCTCGTAGTGCCAaattaggaatatgtgttagagATGCGTAAAATTATTCGCGGCGTTCGGTCCCTTTTGAACTGGTCTATGTATTAAAAAGTTAAAGAATAATATTTTTTAGAAAAGCGCCCTTTTGCGGTCcactatgcggtcgcataataggaATGCAGACTGCATAGTCGTCGTAGAGTGAAGCAGTTTGTTGGCAAAATTGATGTCAACTATGCGgcccattatgcgatcgcatctcGATATGCGGGCCGCAAAGTCGTCGCATaattcccttgggattttgtaagaggcagttttgcggtgcattatgcgaccgcagaacgggtatgcggaccgcatttctgccgcatacccaggcagtgtgttcaggatttggggagcatttttgcggtccacTATGTATGCCGCATGTCAGctttgcgatcgcagatctgTTTCGGagctccaaatttctaattttcttaCCCGACCCCACGTCGATATATTATACACTACCCTTCATTTTAAGCCTATTTTCTTATGCAATTAGAGAGAAAGAGGGGGGGGTCCTAGAGGGAGAAGGGTTTCTTCATCAACATTTCTCCTAAGATCTTGCTTAAACCTTGAAGATTTGTCAAGATAGACACCTAGGTTTTCTTCCTAAAAGGTAAGGTTGTATAACCCAAGCTCTTAAACACTGGATATAACTAGGATAGGCCATTAGAAGGGTAATTGATGAGGATAGAAGTGGATATCTTGCATGCATGCATTCTTAAAAAGTATTTGGTTAGGTCTTGAGCTAAGGATGGGATGAGGGATAGTAGGATCTTTCACAAATGATTTTAAAAGCATAATGCACACCTAGTGTTTGAAAATATGCTCAAATGATCTAGAAATATGATAACCTCTCTAATTTGTGGTTCGATTTGTCATGTTCTTAAGAGATTGACGTTGCTAAGAGTCTCAGAGTATAGTAGGACTTAAGAAAAGCTCAATCGAGGTAtgtaggctaaactttctctctcggaagtgaattccatattgttTTTGTAAGTTTAAGTGTGGTTTGCCTACCAAAATTGTATAGCCTTGAGTCacattttcaaaagaagtttagTATACTAATCGGGTAAGAGGAATTCGATTGTTTAATGCTCCCAGTTGCTCTTATGTGTACTAAGTGCCTTGATTGAATGTGCCTATTTATTGATAATCTGTAAAGATGTTTGGAAATGAATCGAATGAGAAAATGCGGAGCAAATTATAAAATAAGTATCAACTCAACTCTTATGAACTAACTTCCAAAAATAAAATGGCCTAAAGTATTGTACCTGAACTATGCTCACAAGTGGCTATTTTAGATAATGCTTTCCTTTATAAATATATTCAATGTAATGCTAGTCCTTACACATTCCAATGTTGAAATTGTGCATTTGTCATGATGGAACAAGGGGAAATTCAAGGATAATTGAGGTGATTGCTTGATTATGACTTTAATGCATATTTCAATTGTTGGTTGGCATGTCCCTCTTTGGGAAGAATCCTTTGTGCTTGATGATTCTATTACTATTGACTCGAAAATATATGATTCCCGGAATATTTGGTACATTGATATCAGTTGGTGATCCTTGGACATAAAAGGATGAAAATGTGGAAACCCAAATACAGCCTTCGTGCCATGAAAAAGATGAATCTTGTGAAAGGCCCAAAGGGTCAAAGAAATACTGTTATCGAAAGAGATTGAGGATATTAATAAAGACTATAAAATGTGAGAGGGATTGAGGTAAGCATGGTTGCATCTATAATATATTTGTATACTGgcatttatactacaattgtATGCAATattaatcaaataataaatatttttgggagtatcattagcaaaacCGAGAAAGGGTGGGTCATAGGGCTCACacctgaaactacacgtgccggtgtagggATGGATCGTggttattccccttaattgggatgaactTGGTAATATTTGTAAATTGGTAACGCCAACCCACACGACATATGTGGGAAGGttgcctagccgatcgggccgtgatcggatgccatgccgcacatatggtggtattgtgctgggaATCAAAAACTGGAAATTCAAAAACTGGAAATTGTTATTGTGGTACATGTCTCTAAAGggacgacctagccgatcgggtcatgaTCGAACTATGTGCTAACAAAGACGGTGGTATAACTCATATCGGTGTTAgtgatctcccaaccaaaaattatatatattatttttgtaaaTTAGAAGGCTTACATGTTTCAAATTGGTTGCTAGTATAATGTTGATTTTGACTTACTATTTTGTGAT from Nicotiana sylvestris chromosome 12, ASM39365v2, whole genome shotgun sequence encodes the following:
- the LOC138883939 gene encoding uncharacterized protein, whose translation is MPEPVVSKAKTPLPRTLLPYPQRLVKQKNKHQFKKFIDMMKSLSINVPLVEALEQMPGYAKFMKDLVTKQRSMDCETIEMTHQVSAIVHSMAPKLENPGALTIPSTIGNADFAKALCDLGANINLMSYSVFMTLGIGQPRPTSMRLKIADRTMKRPLGIIDDVLVRVDKFIFPVDFVILDCEALVDVEAGELTFWVGDEKMVFYVRKSMKQPNSSEVCSFVDLVMVVIVDDTSAMINVEDPLEVVLMLNLDVNEDEGRVEYEFLGPSSTLPIIISSCFINMHVDAKLAVLQKRRKAIVWTLANIWGISFAFCMHKIILEDNAKPSLEHQRRLNEAMQDVVKKDVIKWLDSGVVYPISDSSWTSPV